AACATCTTCTTTGGGTCGAAAGCGGACGTTCCGCCTAGCGACCCCAAGATCAAGTTGTGTCAATTCCGCACTGGAAAAATCTTAAGCAACTGCGCGAGGCCTTGAACCGACGACTGCAACTGCGTTTGATCGAAGGCGAAGGAGAACGCAAGCGTATTTCCTATCCCCGGTTGATCCGCTGCGCGTCCAGTCAGACGAATGTGGCCTCGGCCATCACCAACCAGATCGAGGCTTAGCTGCTCTTCCAAGGTCCTGAATTTCGCCTGCCCCGTAAGCGAGTCATACAGCTTGGCTGCTTCCCCGTGAAATGCTTCTATTTCACTGGTAAGAAAGCTTGCGCTGAAGAACCCCGTGAAGCCGCCAGCCTTCAATTCCACGGCGACGGACAGCCAGTTGTCATCGAAGTACTCTCCAGCTGGTTCGCGCTCATAGCCGAGAACATCCATCCTTAGCTGTTCGCCACCGTCACCTACAAAGAGAACCGAGTCCATTTCATTCCTTAAGCCGGATATGCGTGCTGGGCATCTCGAACATCATGACAAGGTCCGCTGCGGGTCGAAAGCGAACCTTATCTGCTATTGAACAATCCGTCCGCTATGGCACGGCTGTACTCGTCGTCGCGGTAGCCTGGACAACGCCTTCTCAGCTCGCTAATCAACGGCACGTAGGCTGTAGCCGGCTTCTCGTTAGGATTGGAAACGTGATCCCAGCGCCCTTCCCGAACTTCCAACGCTAGCTTGTATCCAGCTTCTGCAAGCCGTTCCGAGGCCATCACAATCCCCCTGTGTCGATGACAATTTTAGGTCCGCTGTGGGTCGGACGCGGACCTAATCACCGTACCAGTTCGACCGTGTCACATGCGGCGTGAGCCTGCACCGGAAGGCGCCATTACACGCATCAGCCTTGTTCATTCCACGACCACCGCTCTACGAAGAAATGCCTTGAGCGGCC
This genomic window from Dyella terrae contains:
- a CDS encoding WapI family immunity protein, whose translation is MDSVLFVGDGGEQLRMDVLGYEREPAGEYFDDNWLSVAVELKAGGFTGFFSASFLTSEIEAFHGEAAKLYDSLTGQAKFRTLEEQLSLDLVGDGRGHIRLTGRAADQPGIGNTLAFSFAFDQTQLQSSVQGLAQLLKIFPVRN